CGACGTGCACCCGCGCGCTGGAGCTCGCCGGCATGCGCTTCCTCTGGGCGCTCCGGAGGCCGGTCGGGGATGCATGGCTGGAGCTCCCGGACGGGTTCGAGGCCCGGGCGCGCGCTGCCGGCTAGGTGCCGTAGGTGCACGTACTCACGTACGCCACCGTGGGCGCCTTCCTGACGCAcgtcgtggggggggggggggggggggggggcgtgggCGGGGCGGGGTGGGGGGAATCGGTGAGGGAGAGACATGAGCAAATGGGAGAAGATAAGATTTTGTAAGGGGTTTTTATAAATATTTGCTAGCGTGTCACCACGTGTCATGCCACGTCGGCGTCGAAAGCTTAAGTAGCACGTTTGGGACCTCGGATGAACCACTTAACATGGTTTAGGGATTCAAATGGATGATTTGAGAGTTTAGAGACCCAGGTGAAACTGCGAGATAAGTTTGGGGATCTGGAGTGCAATTTACTCAAAAACTACTTCAAATCATGTCTATATGTGCACTAGTTTTTTTCTACGTGTTATTATCTCGTGGCACAAAAGTTTTGCACTGTAGGTTTCAATTAGGGATGGCAATCGGGTCCACGGGTTCAGGCGCCCGTCAGGTCGGTTTGGGTGCTGTTTTGCACCCATGGGTCCGCCCGAACCCGACCCGTCTAATTTCGGATGTGGGTTCGGGTTTCAAATCCGATCCATGGATGCCCATCGGGCGTCGGAAAAGAAGCCTTTTACGAGTTTTAGCCCAGCCCAACAAAATTTGGCCCAGCCCAACAAGAGTAACCCTAACCCCCCTACCCCCTTCCCCCAATCCCCCATCCCTCTCCCTCAGTACTCTCCAGTAGCCGCCAGCCGCCCAGCCCCCAGCCGCCACCCCTGTCCACCCCTGCTCCGGCGGTCCGGCAGGTCTGCAGCAGCCCGATGCGACCCTGCTCCGGCGGTCCGGCTCCGGCCCCCTGCTCCGCCACCCCTGTCCGCCCCCTGACGCGCCCCTGCTCCAGCGGTCCGGCTCCGGCCCCCTGCTCCGCCACCCCTGTccgccccccgacgcgcccctGCTCCGGCGGTCCCGCTCCGCCCCCCTGCTCCGCCACCCCTGTccgccccccgacgcgcccctGCTCCGGCGGTTCGGCTCCGGCCCCCTGCTCCGCCACCCCTACGCGCCCAAGCCCGACGCGCCCCTGCTCCGGCGGACCGGCTCCGGCCCCCTGCTCCACCACCCCtgtccgccccccccccccccccgacgcgCCCCTGCTCCGGCGGTCCGGTGGTCCAGCCCCCTGCTCCGCCACCGTccgccccccgacgcgccccctGCTCCAGTGCTCCAGCGGTCCGGCCCCTTGCTCCGCCACCCTGTccgccccccgacgcgccccctGCTCCAGTGCTCCGGCGGTCCGGCCCCCTGCTCCGCGCCCAAGCCGACACGCCCCCTGCTCTGGCGCCCAACCTGCTGCATCGCATATTTGATTGCAAAACCTGATGGGCACCCGCAACCGACCCGAAACCCGACGGGTTCGGGCGTGGGTGCAAAATTCCACCCATGGGTGCGGGTGTGGGTTTAGTTTTCGACCCGATGTCATTTTCTCATGGGTCGGGTTTTGGCTCCACCCAACCCGAACCCGACCCATTGCCATCCCTAGTTTCAATCCTACAATCTGTACTTGAAAATTCTAGAAAAGATAAACACAGAAAGTAAAGTGCAATAAATAATAAAGAAGGTAAATAAGCTAGATAATGTAAAATTTCGATATGATGACTTTTGGTATTAGAAAGTTCTTCCTTTGCCCTAATCCTTGTTGGAGCCTCTTCGTGAGTGAGGGAATGCCCACACAAGGATCGAGTTCCATGGATAGCTGACGATCCTTCTACACGCGCAAGTAGATCTCCATCTTGCCTCTCTTGAATGCTCCTCGCCATCTTAACTAGGTAGAGATTCATCAAATCATCAAGGCAGCAACTCAGTTAACGCCGAGGATGAAAATCGGATTTCCCAATTGGGATTTTCCGATTGTACATAGGCATCCTCTGTCACTAGTTAGGGTCTGATGATGGTGGAGTATGGCGTTGGGAGCTTGAGATGGGAGGAGGCAGACAAGCTAAAATCTACTCTCTCCGTCCTAAATTATTAGCTATTTCGGATATGCTAGTTCAACATTTTAGTGGATGAGGTACAAATGTACAGTTGGCTTGCTTCCCACCCCATTTTAACCATCCATCCACTATAGTACGGATCTCAAACAATGAAAGGGCGTGTAAACTAACTTTTTGCATAAGAGGGATAGAAAATACGGCTAAAGTCTACGCTGATAGCTAACTGGGCTAAGAAGACACCAGTGTCGGTGTTCAGTCACGTCATTTTAGGCTAGAAAATAAGAGGTAGGGCACTCGGGCATTTTGGCCACGACCTTAGTGGCCTGAGGCCGAAATTCACCCACGTTGTATTCTCTTTGACTACTTATGTTATACATATTTTCCTTCAAATCTGTACGGATTTTCAGATTAAATAGAGTAAAATATCCTGCAAGTACAGTTAATgcatctaagggaatgtaaatTCACCGGCATTAGCTGCTTGTTCCATGTATGATTGCACATTTAAGCAAAGCGTTGCAGCGGCCAAAAGCATAAAAATAAGCTTGGCGAAGCAACACACGCCTAATATACCTACACAAAAGTCAAAAAACTTTGTTGGACATGACCACTAAAAACATGTATGTCTCACAAGTAAACACCTGCAGCGCCCGCCGACCCCCTGCCCCTTATTTGCTCTGGGAAGATAGTCCAAATGTAGTTCATAGGGGTAAAGATAATGCTTAAACAGTGGCTGCAAAGTGGTACTTCAGTACAACCTAGGTTGACCAGATCTACAAGGAAACACATCATGCAAGCCATCTTTTAGTTTGTCCATTTCTATCATCTTTTCTGTAGCATGTGTACGAACCGACATCAGTTTCATTGGAAACATGAATAACTTGTTCAATGGTCCAGTGCTTTTCTGTTCCAGTCAAGCGTGTAGGCTAACTATCATGTGAGTATGTCACAGACTCCACCAGCTTAAAAGAAAAATAACATCAAACACGAGATGATTAAAAAAATACTGAGATAAGAAATTAAAACGGAATGAAACTTAAGAAAGGGAATACATATATATTAATCCAACACAGAGGAGTAAACTTATTTCTCAGATTACAAGAAACTCCATTTCAGTAAATGTCACAATATAACTTGCATCTGGGACAAAGTTAGTGCTAAGTCCACAGACGCTTGACTTGAAACAAAATAACTTCAACAACATGCGATGGACTTTTCATTTAAAGCTGGACACCAAcgctttattttattttattttatttttgttaTTATCTTGCTTCACTCTTGCACCATGGCTGCCATACTCAATCACTTGCCCTCGCCGGAGCAAGCCTTTTCGTTGGTGCTGCCGCCTGTGTCATCGTTCTCCTTCTCTGAAGGGGGTCCGGTGAGGCTACTTGAGCTGCTGGCAGTCCTCTCAGGGTTACCCTGCCCAATGAAGTCGAAGAAGGGGACCTGCCCTCCTCCTGCAATGTTGTAACTCTGGGCGACGACGCGTGGCATTGcgcacttcttcttcttcttgtagATGTGGCAAACAACCCAGGAATCGTCTGGGTTTACCAGAACAGGAACTTTGTTAAGGTTTGCAATGGCGTTGCGGAGTGCTTCAGACAGCTCATCATTTTTCTGTAGGTAGTTTAGACATTGGACGTTAGGCAATAGAAGAGCCGTTATACTTTGCAGACAATCTGAAAGTGACTTTAGTTATTTAGAGTAAGTTGGATTATACAAACGACTTTTTATGACCATTTAACAGAATGGGTTATCAAGATATACACATATAAAGAATCAATCTAAACTCCGCATGCATGCGTAATCAAGATTCTTCAAGAACAACAATTCAATGGATGTGAGTCAAAATACCTTTGCAATGACTGCTGCAGCGCAGCCGCATTTTCCAAAGTTGCCACCCTCTCTTGGCCTCATCACACGACCAGGCATGAGGCCAGCTTCAGCGAGCCTGTACTCTTCCATGACCCACTCCGTGTTCTCACCGAACGGCGCCTTGCCGCGGTAGAAAACCATGGTCTTCTTCAACCCAACCATCAAAGGAACTCTACCATTGATGCCTTTGCTAAAGATGGGCACGTCCTTGCCTGATGCCTTCCAGTGGCCATCACCCGCAGCGCGCTTGCGCCGGTTCCCACGTGGCCACCTGGTAACCCTCCGGGAAAAATAGTACTTCTCCGCGGATCCCTCTGTGTAGTGTAGCAACAaaaaacaagaaaaaaaaagcacGGGATTCATATATACACACAGATGAGGTAGGAGCAAGTACAATCAAATGAAAGTAGAAGAAATAAGTCTATGTGTGCAGATGATACCTGGCACTAGCTCCCAAGGATTGTGGCTCAGGAGGTCCACATCGACAATGAATCCGGAGGGAAGTGGTGCATTCATGGCACGGGGGCGGAGGTAGTGCACCACGACGTCCTCGTCGGTGGGTCTAAACTTGAACCCTGGCTCGAGCAGGATGGGGGCTCCGCTGATGATGGGGTGGGAGGCAGCCATGGTGTGGTGATGGTGAGTGACTACTTGGCTCTAGTCTACAGATAGAGAGTTGTCTTGAGACTTGGTGATGGACTGATGATGGTGACAGGAGTAAGGGAGAGGGGTATTTATTGGGGAAAATGGAGGCTGTTACCTAGCGTGAGGGGAACTCATCTTTATCTCCTCCCCTACGTCTGTCTCCCTGTACGcatttccctttctcttttAGTCTTTTGGTCCCAAACATGCCGTGCGGTGTGTAACTTTAGATGTATGATAAAAAAGTAGTCCAGATAAGGGTTCACCCCCTGAACTTTCTCACTTATCCTTTCTGTTTTGCTTTTTGGGTGTTTTGTGGGTAaaaaaaaagggggggggggttaacTCGCCAGCTTGGAGGAAATGTATTGTTTTTAACATTTTTTGTTGGTGATGATTTAGAAAATTGTGGGTTTGCAAAATACATCTGTAACTTAATTAATTTTGTGGTTCTCATACCTATTCTCCATAACATTAGTTTGGCATTGACTAACCTATGTGATTCACCAGCGTATTTCCTCATGGCTCTACAGCTCCTGCATGTTTTGTGGCCATTGTCCGTGGCGGTTTTGATGATATTCATGGAGGGAGAGCACCTCTCCCCCACAATGGCAGAGGCTTGTTTCTTTTGATATTAATTTTTTCGTTCAAGTGGCGCGTGGCCGAACCCGGGTACCGGCAAGAGGCATGGCAGGAGGCTAGGGTGGCGCAGAAAGCTCCCATGCATGTCACTGGCAACCGCTTGCTTCTTTTGACAACTTTCTCTTGTTTTGGAAAATCTAACACTATCCGTTCTTAGAATTTACTGCCATCTATGAATCAATGCTCGGCAAGATCCAAGCCATTGTTCATGCTGGTTCGGAACTTGTTGTGGAGCCATATTGTATTTTAGTGTGTATTGGTGGTTACGAAGCCCAAAAGTATTTGGGCGGGGCGGGGCTTAGAGCTGGAAGGTGAGGCTCCAGATGGATTCTAGGAGAACAGAGTGCTTGTAGTGGCAAGTTCCTTAGAGTTGTTTTGTTCCTGATGTGTCCTGAGGCTAGTATTTACAGCCATTGGGGGTAGGTTGGGATTTTGTACTGTTCAGTTAGTCTTTTGACCTTGGTGTGGTTCGCACGGAGGGCATTCACCGAATATTATCTGAGGGCGCGTTAGGAAATATACCGTTGTATCTAGGGTTCCTTCCGCGGGAGTGCATTTTGACGTGGCCAAGTGCGAATGGCGGCCGGCATTCCTATACGCTATGGTGTCCTGCCATTTATTCCAACCATGAGGAGGAAGGGGGAAAGCAAACAGAGGAAGGCGGATTACAGGAGAGGCCCTCAGCTCTTCCCTAGGCTAGGGTGCATGACTTCTTCCTTCGGAGCATGCTCTGAAACAGAGGTCTCAGGAAGCTCCCAGCTTTCGGAGGCTCTAGCTACTCCCCAGCTAGTAGGTCCCAGCCCCTTCTCCTTGTACGATGCCCTTGGGCCCCTTCTCCACAGCCTGCAATGAGGGCCTACTTCCTAATAGCTAGAGTGGTGCCTTCTTTCTAGTTTCCTTAAAAGGTGTAACCCCGTAAAGCACTCGGTTGGTGTCCACATCTGGGGCTCCCTTCCGGTCATGTTATCCGATGATCCCAATTTTTTTATGGCCCAAGGCCCATCACCAATAGTGCGGTTGGGTTGCTTTCATGTAAATTGGTTTTTTGTATCTAATGGAAATATGTGCATGCTTTCTTGATTCGCTAAGTGGGCCGCATATTGTTTTGGGAGGGCCACTGTAGTTAAGGTCGCTAACATTTTTTGTACAGTGTTTCTTTTACTAGGCTATAATCCTCATGTGTTTGCTTTTGCGAATGTACATAACTAGATAGAACTAACAAAGATAAGATATAAAAACAAGATGATCTTTCCAATTTTCCTTCTTGGTGTCTTGTCAATGTGATTACATTACTCCTTCGGGAGTTATTAATTATTTTACCCGAGTTCCTTAGAAAGAGAGTTGTCTCACGCCCTAGGTTTTCTTTACACCATCGGTGTCAACAGGGGATACATCGTAGCTGGGTTTATTTTCCCTGGTGACATGTGCACATTTAATGTAGCTTATTCAACCTCTTGGTTGGTGATGATACTGGTGTGCTGGTTGATTTTAACCACGGACATGGAAGGTAAATTATTTAACCACTAGGCTTGATAGATTCTTGGAGCCTCTTGTTTGGGTGCTATGTTATCTAGTTCTCAGTGATCAAATAAGTGGCACTAGCTACATCGTTCTGAGTGGCTAGATTGCTAACCTGCGATAGCAATGAAGATGTTGCCGAATGGTTGCTCATAGGATCCTTCATGTGCTTGTAGTATAACCGAAATGCGGTGCGCATCCTTTATGTCTATGTTCAGTCCACCATTTTAGTCGTGCCCACACATTGTCAAGGTGGTTTGGTGGTAGGGATGGGTTTGGATTGAATACACATGAAATCTAATTCAGCTAGTTACCATATTTTAATTCGAATATGAATATTATTGGATACAAATATGAAACAAATAATTCTAATTTTGATTCGCATTCACATTCGGGTATTTACTTAATTCAGAAGATAACAAGTATGAATTTGTCCTATTGATAGTTTTAGTATAACGACATCATTATAGGTGGTAAAGCATCAGTATAGAAGAAACATACACAAAGGTAGCTGATCAAGAATAACATATTTATcaataaatataaataaataattaAGTATAAAATAATTTCATCACTACATATATAGAACTAATGTAAAATTAATATGATCAGCCATATTAAAATTAACTAAAATTTAATCTGTATATAACATTAGTGATATTAAAATTAATATCATTTGTAATTATCCATATAATTATCTTTAATTGTTTGAATGCATATATCTAAGTAATATTAAATTAATATAATTAGCCATTTGTCATATAAATGACTTTGAAATGTTCATATGGTTTTCATCATTAGTAGTATTAATATTAATATCATTTTTCATTGTAATTATAGTTAGACAGATATGTTTTAGAGGGTTTCACTTGATACTTTACTCTTAACGGATATGGATGGTATAGGATATTCtatattttttttcaaatacGACTATGGATTCCGATGGacaaaaaataaaaatgaaTTCAAATACATCTACTTGAGTATACATATTGTAATTGG
Above is a genomic segment from Panicum hallii strain FIL2 chromosome 8, PHallii_v3.1, whole genome shotgun sequence containing:
- the LOC112903751 gene encoding NAC transcription factor NAM-B1-like; amino-acid sequence: MAASHPIISGAPILLEPGFKFRPTDEDVVVHYLRPRAMNAPLPSGFIVDVDLLSHNPWELVPEGSAEKYYFSRRVTRWPRGNRRKRAAGDGHWKASGKDVPIFSKGINGRVPLMVGLKKTMVFYRGKAPFGENTEWVMEEYRLAEAGLMPGRVMRPREGGNFGKCGCAAAVIAKKNDELSEALRNAIANLNKVPVLVNPDDSWVVCHIYKKKKKCAMPRVVAQSYNIAGGGQVPFFDFIGQGNPERTASSSSSLTGPPSEKENDDTGGSTNEKACSGEGK